In Raphanus sativus cultivar WK10039 chromosome 5, ASM80110v3, whole genome shotgun sequence, the following proteins share a genomic window:
- the LOC108859839 gene encoding uncharacterized protein LOC108859839, producing the protein MDEDGFSQCPKHISKRGFIGVCPFCLHERLSSLCPDCANDLPCSCSSRAAVCFSPSSSSSSSSFSLFAGDITFSFSGSSGSVGRVASLIECEPAFRRSKSMAVPIKPDTVVDSVSGLEPGRVRRSKTLSFWRMLMGNRGGDATKPAIMRKSRSVAVVGDMKYSPVTGKGKGWSFPSPSKVFRQSKMIFQQRSPLYRG; encoded by the coding sequence atggacGAAGATGGTTTTTCGCAATGTCCCAAACACATTTCTAAGCGCGGTTTTATTGGCGTTTGCCCTTTCTGTCTCCACGAACGACTCTCTTCCCTTTGCCCCGACTGTGCTAACGATCTCCCATGCTCCTGTAGCTCACGCGCCGCCGTGTGTTTCTCTCCgtcgtcttcttcgtcttcctccTCGTTTTCCCTCTTTGCTGGAGACATTACTTTTAGTTTCTCTGGGAGCAGCGGGTCCGTAGGTCGAGTCGCGAGTTTGATCGAATGCGAACCGGCGTTTCGGAGATCGAAATCGATGGCGGTTCCGATTAAACCGGATACGGTTGTCGATTCCGTGTCGGGTTTAGAACCGGGTCGTGTGCGGAGAAGTAAAACGTTGTCGTTTTGGAGGATGTTAATGGGAAACAGAGGAGGTGATGCGACGAAGCCGGCAATCATGAGGAAGTCGAGATCCGTTGCGGTCGTCGGAGATATGAAATATTCTCCGGTGACGGGAAAAGGGAAAGGATGGAGCTTTCCGAGCCCGAGTAAGGTTTTCCGGCAATCCAAGATGATATTTCAACAAAGATCTCCATTGTACAGAGGTTGA
- the LOC108859296 gene encoding uncharacterized protein LOC108859296 has protein sequence MAAPSPSLTNNGLSAAVTPPRSRRGQNKPMCIQCGNVARSRCPFQSCKRCCSRAENPCPIHVLKEVATSSAEKTVPSTPSSEHKVSEGTPRSTTRFSSIRHLSANFAQFNNLNAAARKRKPLTIKDAQALNEWRFTKLKEYRDRNIQVENEAFDRYMNNVSLLEEAFSPAFVPERNKEEITVSELKLRLRSNSARTESFKKRITETVKAGLVKVQKRGGKSDDQDEIKRRKWEEKTSALNEIIDKLNKARTEEDLRSCLELKSKHYGQVSSSSTSEQNRIFPAYARKVEFSEEAFQETGEQLQSFDQNITL, from the exons ATGGCggctccttctccttctctgACTAACAATGGTCTCTCCGCCGCCGTGACGCCTCCCAGGTCTCGCCGTGGTCAGAACAAACCCATGTGTATCCAATGCGGCAACGTCGCTCGCTCCAG ATGCCCCTTTCAATCTTGTAAGCGTTGCTGTTCAAGAGCAGAAAACCCCTGCCCGATTCACG TTCTTAAAGAAGTTGCAACTTCTTCTGCTGAGAAAACAGTGCCAAGTACTCCATCATCAGAGCACAAAGTATCCGAGGGCACTCCGCG GAGTACAACTAGGTTTTCATCAATCCGCCATCTTTCTGCCAACTTTGCTCAGTTTAATAACCTGAATGCTGCTGCTCGCAAGAGAAAGCCTTTGACTATTAAG GATGCTCAAGCGTTAAACGAGTGGCGGTTTACAAAGCTGAAAGAGTACAGAGACAGAAACATTCAAGTGGAGAATGAAGCTTTTGATCGGTACATGAATAATGTGAGTTTACTCGAAGAAGCCTTTTCACCCGCATTTGTTCCTGAGCGAAACAAGGAGGAAATAACTGTTTCGGAGCTTAAGCTGAGGCTGAGATCAAACTCCGCAAGAACAGAGAGCTTCAAGAAGCGGATCACAGAGACTGTCAAAGCCGGTTTGGTGAAGGTTCAGAAACGGGGTGGCAAATCAGATGATCAAGATGAAATCAAAAGACGTAAATGGGAAGAGAAGACTTCAGCTTTGAATGAAATCATCGACAAACTGAACAAAGCAAGAACCGAAGAGGATCTCAGATCTTGCCTTGAGTTGAAATCAAAGCACTATGGTCAAGTTTCTTCCAGTTCTACATCCGAACAAAACAGGATTTTCCCTGCTTATGCCCGAAAAGTTGAGTTCAGTGAAGAAGCATTTCAAGAAACTGGCGAGCAACTACAATCTTTTGACCAAAATATAACTTTGTGA